From a region of the Paenibacillus sp. FSL R10-2734 genome:
- a CDS encoding AbrB/MazE/SpoVT family DNA-binding domain-containing protein, which produces MMKATGIVRKVDELGRIVIPIELRRTMGIDIKDPLEIFVDGEKIILRKYEPTCIFSGSAENLINFKGKMVSKDVLDELISSFDRV; this is translated from the coding sequence ATGATGAAAGCGACAGGCATAGTAAGAAAAGTAGATGAATTGGGACGTATCGTAATTCCCATTGAACTACGTAGAACGATGGGAATTGACATAAAAGACCCGCTCGAGATTTTTGTAGATGGAGAAAAGATTATTCTTAGAAAATACGAGCCTACTTGTATCTTCTCCGGAAGCGCAGAGAACCTCATTAATTTCAAAGGTAAAATGGTAAGTAAAGATGTTCTTGATGAGCTAATCTCTAGCTTTGACAGAGTATAA
- a CDS encoding HAD hydrolase-like protein, which yields MSNEVQGTELNTVHSKLNKPEAIVFDMDGTLFQTESLLLPAYHKMFDILREEGLYTGPTPPEERILSSLGMLLADIWKKVMPESDEAVHRRADELLLQLEVEGLEAGGTLLYPQVVETLTALKERGVRLFVASNGLEEYIHSIVVVHELKDLFEGLYSAGGQGTATKTELLRILLDNHGIKSAWMVGDRSSDVEAGKGNGQTVIGCAYAGFGRQDELKGSDVIITSFDELIDLYDNASVSE from the coding sequence ATGAGTAATGAAGTACAAGGAACAGAACTGAACACGGTTCACTCGAAGTTGAACAAGCCGGAAGCGATTGTTTTTGATATGGATGGAACACTATTCCAGACTGAAAGTCTTTTATTGCCTGCATATCATAAAATGTTCGATATTTTGCGTGAAGAGGGACTATATACTGGACCGACACCACCGGAAGAACGTATTCTAAGCAGCTTAGGGATGCTACTGGCAGACATTTGGAAGAAGGTTATGCCCGAATCAGATGAGGCTGTGCACCGCCGTGCAGATGAACTGCTATTGCAGTTAGAGGTCGAAGGACTTGAAGCAGGAGGTACTTTACTGTACCCTCAGGTGGTCGAAACACTGACTGCGCTAAAAGAGCGAGGAGTGCGGCTGTTTGTGGCTAGTAATGGGCTGGAGGAGTACATTCACAGTATAGTTGTGGTGCATGAGCTTAAAGATCTATTCGAAGGATTGTATAGTGCGGGTGGTCAAGGGACTGCGACGAAGACAGAATTGCTACGCATTTTGCTCGACAATCATGGAATCAAAAGTGCCTGGATGGTGGGCGATCGCTCGTCTGATGTTGAGGCAGGCAAAGGAAATGGACAAACTGTCATCGGCTGTGCGTATGCAGGCTTTGGTCGTCAAGATGAGCTGAAGGGCTCCGATGTGATTATTACCTCCTTCGATGAGTTGATAGACTTGTACGACAATGCATCCGTTAGCGAATAG